The following nucleotide sequence is from Flavobacterium sp. N1736.
CTCATACGTCATGGCTCACAAGAAAGGTGTCGGTAGTTCGAAGAATGGTAGAGAATCAGAATCAAAACGTTTAGGCGTTAAGATTTTTGGTGGTCAAGCTGCTATTGCTGGAAACATCATCGTTAGACAAAGAGGTTCAAAACATAATCCAGGTGAAAACGTTTACATCAGTAAAGATCACACACTACACGCAAGAGTAGCTGGAGTTGTTAAGTTCCAAAAGAAAAAAGATAACAAATCTTATGTATCTATTCTTCCATTCGAAGCATAATCATTAGACTACTTATTACAAAACCCGTTCTGAAAAGAACGGGTTTTTTGTTTTTTATAGTTTTAGCATTTTGTCTTTGCGAGGAACGAAGCAATCACACTAATGATTATTATATATAAAGTTTGATTTTTGTAAATGTGATTGCTTCGTTCCCCGCAATGACTAAACTGTGCAAAAAAAACCTTTATCAAAGTTTTAAACTTTGATAAAGGTCACTATAGGTTTTTAAATAACCAGTAAGATAAAAATGGAATTTAATTTTCTGTATCCTTAGTTTCTTCCAGATCTTCTGTTTTGCGGCCCACTTTTACTTTCGGACTATTCTGTGTTCCGGTAACGGTTAACGGAATTCCAAAAATACCTAGCGGAGGTAAACCTAAACGCATTTTTAAATTCAGTTTTCCGTCTAAGCTTGTAGTTCCTTCAATTCTTGGTCTAAAACCTGCAAATTTAAATTTGAAGCGTTCAACCGTTATGATATTATTTTTGATTTTACTTTTAATTTCCACTTTCGAAAGATCCGGATTTTTCATTGCGTCAGAGCTTGTTTCCTTGCTTACGGCATTGAACATTTTTAATCCTCGCACTTTTACATCTTTTACGGCAAGCGTTCCGCCGCCAACAAGCGATGGGTAAACAGGATCCATATTTCCGTTTAATCTTCCTTTTAACTGATAATCGAGCGATACAATTCCTTGAGCTTTTTCGGCAGCGCTGGCCATTTTTCTAAAAACTTCGATTTCATTATAAGCCCTTTTAATATCAAAATCAGAAGCTTTTATACTATAGTCAAAATTTGCTTTTTGAGGCGTTACAGCCTGATAATTGGCATTCATGGCAACATTACACCCAATTAAATTAAAACCTGTATTCTGCATGCTCAATTTGCCTTTGGTCATTTTTAAATTTCCGGAGGCATTTTGAAGAATCAATTTATCAAAATATACTTTTTGTGCATTTGCCATTAATTGCAAATTCAAATTCGTCGGAATAATTATAACTCCCGTTTGTTTTGCTTCGTTTTGCAAAGCAGGAGTTTCAGTCTTAGTTTCTGTTACAGATGTATTTGCGGGCGTACTCGACATAAATTCGTCAACATTAATATATCGTGCCGAAACCGTAAAAGAGCCTTTTAAAACACCTGTTTTTGTAGTTACATAATTAAAAACGTTTTGTAAATAGCCATTCATTTTAAAATCTGATTGACCGTAAGCGGCCAAAAAGTTATTGAAAGACATTTTATCCTGATTGATTTTGAAAATCCCTTCCTTAATAATGAATTTTTTAGGCAAATATTCAGATGCAATTCCGATATTTCTTAGTTCAAGCGTTCCTTTATTATGAAGTTTGCTGTAATTTCCTTTTTCGGCATCGCTTTGTTTGCCTTTTAAAACCAAATCAGCTTTTACAAAACCATCTAAATCAAGTCCTTTTTGAGAAAAAACTTTATATATTTTACTAACATCCAATTCTCCTTTTGCTTTAACGTCATACGTTAAATCGTCAAAATTGCTTAAATCTGCGGCTACAAAAACCGGTTTTCCTTCAAAGGTAAATTGTGCCGGTTTTAAAGTGACCTTCAAATCCTGAAAAGTTCCTTTTTGATTCTCAATTTTAGACTTTATTAGAATATTGGTAATTGCATTTGGGTAATATTTTGTTTTTAAATATCCGTTCTCCAAATCAATATTTCCATTTGTAACAGGGAAAAGTTTCTTCTTTTGATCAAATTTTCCTTTTGCTTTTACATCACCAAGTAAAATTCCTTTCAGTTCCAAATTTGGAATTCCCAGCGCTTTATTTAGTTTCCCCAGATCCATTTTAGCATTAAAAGCAGCATCAATATCCGGCGTGGTTAAACCTTGCATGTAAAACTTCGATTTTACATAATCGTTATTAATATTTAAGGATATATTTTTAGCATCGACAATTAAAAGTTCAGGATTTAAGGACGGAACTTTTGTTTTTAGTTCTACATTCAGATTCGAAACCGGAAAAGCACTTTTGTTATAATTTATAAAACCATTGTCTAATTTTACGTCTAAATTAAGATCCGGAGCTTTTTTTTGCGAAGCAATATAATCTCCTTTTACGGTTAAAAGTAAATTGGTATTTCCTTTTAATTCTGTTTTAGAAAGCCAGGTAATGTATTTTGGGGGAAAAGCGGTGAAAACATCATTCAGATTACTGTTTTCAGATTTTACAGCCAAATCCATATTGTAACCGTCTTTCAGGAAATTAAAGTTTCCTTTAAAATCGACTACAAGCTGATTTATTTTTAAGTTGTTTTGCTGGAAAAAGAACGATAATGAGTTGATGTTTACTTTCGTAATCAAATCGGCATCAATTTTTTTGTTCATTAAATAAGGTTCTCCTTCATAAACAATATTTAGTTTTTCGACTTTTGCTTTAGAATATAAATCGAAGACGGATTTGTTTAGATCTCCTTTTCCTAAATAATTAAAACCCAAAGCGTCAAAATGAACTTTTGTAGATTGATCATCGTAAATTATCTTACTGTTGATGATTTCAATTCTCTCTAGTTTTAACGCGGTGTCAGAGCTGTCTTTTGTGTTTTTAACGTGCGCTTTAGATTTGTAAATGTTATAATTAGCTTCTCCTTTCGAGTTTACTTTTACGTTGATAAAAGAATCCGACAGATAAATCTGGTCAATTTTTACAGATCTTCCAAAAACCAGACTTGCGACATTTATTCCAAAAGAAACCTCTTTTGCAGTAATGAATTTTTCATTTTTATACGGAGCAGAACCGTTTAAATTTAAATCATTTAAGGTTAACGTTAAAGAAGGAAAATGGCGAAAAAACGATACAGAAACATCAGAATAATTTAATTCTGCGCTTAGCCTTTCGTTCGCCGTTTTTTTGATTTGATCTTTAATCTGATCTTCAAAAACGATAGGCGTTAAAAACAATAATCCCAGAATAACTGCAAAAGTTATTGCCAGGTATTTTCCTGTTTTTAATAAGGCCGATTTAAATTTATTCGTTGACATTTAAAATTGTGGTATTATTTATATTTTTGAAATAGAGTTGATTAGAAGATTTTCTTATCCGTGAACGGTTTCTTTTTTTCCGTAATTAGTAATGATCGAAGCTTCATATTCAATCCATTCTTTCCAGCGTTTATCGATATCTATATTATCTGTATATTTTCTGGCAAAACCTAAGAAAGTAGTATAATGTCCAGCTTCTGAAATCATCAAATCACGGTAAAATTTAGCTAATTCTTCGTCTTTTATATTTTCTGAAAGTACTTTAAAACGCTCACAGCTTCGGGCTTCGATCATGGCCGAAAACAATAAACGATCGCAAAGTGCATCTTTACGGCTTCCGTCTTTTTTCATAAATTTAAAAAGCTCATTTACATAATGGTCTTTTCTTTCGCGCCCCAATGTTAAACCTCTTTTCTTGATAATATCGTGAACCATTTGCAAATGCTCTAATTCTTCTCTGGCAATGACAAGCATTTCAGTTACTAATTCTTCTAATTCAGAATTGTAAGTAACTAAGCTAATGGCATTTGAAGCAGCTTTTTGTTCGCACCAGGCATGATCCGTTAAAATTTCTTCGATATTCGACTCGACTATATTTACCCAGCGAGGGTCTGTAGCTAATTTTAATCCTAACATAATTTTATAGAAAAAAGTTAACTGCAAAATTAGTGTTTTTTATCACCGAAAGTCAGTAAATTAGGTGCAAATCCGCGCAAAATAGTATTATTTTGTAACTTGAAACAAATAAAATGAATCAAACAAAAAAACTTTTAATAATTGGTTTTGTCTGGCCTGAACCAAATTCGTCTGCGGCGGGTGGCAGAATGATGCAATTGATTTCTATTTTTAAGGAAAATGGATTTGAAATTACATTTGCAAGCCCGGCATTAGACAGCGATTTTATGGTTGATTTAGCTGCATTTGGAGTAGAAAAGGTATCAATCGAATTGAATAATTCGAGTTTTGATGATTTTATAACAGCACTAAATCCGGATGTTGTTTTGTTTGATCGCTTTATGATCGAAGAACAATTTGGCTGGCGTGTTTCTGAAAATTGCCCAAAAGCTATTCGATTATTAGATACCGAAGATTTACATTGTTTGCGAACTGCTAGACAAAAAGCTTTTAAAGAAAACAGAACTTTTGAACTTCATGATTTATTATCAGAAGAAGTTGCAAAACGTGAAATTGCCAGTATTTTAAGATGTGATTTGTCATTTATTATTTCTGAATTTGAAATGAAACTTTTAAAAGATGTTTTTAAAATTGATTCGTCACTGCTGCATTATTTGCCTTTTTTAGTTGATAAAATGGCAGAAAATGATCTTTCGAAATTACCTTCTTTTGAAGATCGCAAGAACTTTGTTTTTATTGGAAATTTTCTTCACGAACCTAATTGGAATACGGTTCAATATCTAAAAGAAACAATTTGGACTTTAATTAAAAAGCAATTTCCTGAAGCTGTTTTAGAAGTTTACGGCGCTTATCCATCTCAAAAAGTACTGCAATTGCATCAGCCTAAAAATGGTTTTTTTATTATGGGAAGAGCTGTTGATGCTAATGAAGTGGTCAAAAATGCCCGTGTCGTTTTAGCGCCAATTCGTTTTGGTGCCGGATTAAAAGGAAAATTATTAGAAGCGATGCAATGCGGAACGCCAAGTGTAACTACAACGATTGGTTCTGAAGCGATGCATGATAATTTACCGTGGAATGGTTTTATTGCTAATGAAGCTGAGTTGTTTGCAAAACAAGCGACAGCTTTATATCAAGATGAAAACCTGTGGAAACAAGCGCAAAAAAACGGAATTGCAATTGTGAATTCCTGTTTTCAAAAAGAACAGTTTTCTTCTCAATTAATAAACATAATTAATGGATTGCTAAGTGATTCTGAAAGCCATCGTCTGCATAATTTTATGGGAAGTTTATTGCAGCATCATACTTTAAAAAGCACAAAATATATGGCAAAATGGATTGAGGCTAAGAATAAAAATTAGGCTTCCATTTTTCCAAAACCTACTGTTTCCCGATACAATTGTGGCGAAACATCTGCATTGGTTTTAAAAAATCGGCTAAAATAATGTTCGTCATCATAACCTAATTCATAAGCGATTTCTTTTACCGTTTTATTGGTCATATATAGTTCTCTTTTGGCTTCAATAATTATTCTTTCGGCAATAAGATCTGTCAGTGTTTTGTTAAAATAATTCCTGGATATTTTCGCTAAGGCTTTCGCTGAAATATTCAGCATTTCTGCATAATTTCCTGCGGAATGTTTTGTTTTGAAATTGTCTTCGATGGCATCTTTCAGGTTTTGAAGTATAAAAGGCTCTTTGGAATTGGGTATCGATTTCATTTCTTCTAACTGCTGATTTTTTAATCGTGAAGCTGTAATTAAAAATATCTTCAAGTAGGAAACCAGCGATTCGTATTGTGCCAAATCACTGTTTTGAATTTCTGCTTTCATCTGATCCAAAACCATTTTAAAAGTGGCGGAAGCTTCATCTGTAATTTTTACAAACGGCGGCTGATACACATTATTAAATAAAACACCACTGCACGAAACCTCTTTTTGATGCATGTGAATGCAATAAAAATCAGGATGAAAATGAATTGCAATTCCTTCAATTGGTTCGTTTACACAAAGCATAAAAGGCTGGTATGGAGAAAAGGCGAGGAGCGAGTTTTCTTCAAATTGATGTTCGGCAAAATCAGCTTTTACCTTTCCTTTTCCGTTGGTAACCCAAATTAAAGAGAAAAAATTATTGCGCTGCAAATGATCAAAATGGCTGTTGTCATCAAAGGGAAGTATTTTGAAAGCCAGATTTCCAGTTTGCGGATTTATCAGAGTAAAAACATTTTGACTGCTCATTTGGTGTTATTTATAATTTGCGATCAGTTTCGTTAATTGCTAAATCATTAATGCTGGCAAATCTTTTTTGCATATATCCATTCTCGTCAAATTCCCAAAGTTCGTTGCCATAACTGCGAAACCATTGTCCGGAATGATCTTGCCATTCATATTCGAATCTAACGGCCATTCTGTTTTCACGGAAACCCCATAATTCCTTTTTAAGTTTATAATTAAGCTCTTTTTCCCATTTTTTAGTAAGGAATTGTTTTACTTCTTCACGACCATTAATAAAGTCAGTTCTGTTTCTCCATTCGGTATCAATTGTATAAGCAAGTGCTACTTTTTCCGGATCTTTTGTATTCCATGCATCTTCAGCGATTTGAACTTTTTGAAGAGCAGTTTCCATCGTAAATGGAGGTAATGGATGTCTTTGTAGTTCCATAATTCGTTTTTTTATGATAAAGATA
It contains:
- the rpmA gene encoding 50S ribosomal protein L27, producing MAHKKGVGSSKNGRESESKRLGVKIFGGQAAIAGNIIVRQRGSKHNPGENVYISKDHTLHARVAGVVKFQKKKDNKSYVSILPFEA
- a CDS encoding AsmA-like C-terminal region-containing protein, with the translated sequence MSTNKFKSALLKTGKYLAITFAVILGLLFLTPIVFEDQIKDQIKKTANERLSAELNYSDVSVSFFRHFPSLTLTLNDLNLNGSAPYKNEKFITAKEVSFGINVASLVFGRSVKIDQIYLSDSFINVKVNSKGEANYNIYKSKAHVKNTKDSSDTALKLERIEIINSKIIYDDQSTKVHFDALGFNYLGKGDLNKSVFDLYSKAKVEKLNIVYEGEPYLMNKKIDADLITKVNINSLSFFFQQNNLKINQLVVDFKGNFNFLKDGYNMDLAVKSENSNLNDVFTAFPPKYITWLSKTELKGNTNLLLTVKGDYIASQKKAPDLNLDVKLDNGFINYNKSAFPVSNLNVELKTKVPSLNPELLIVDAKNISLNINNDYVKSKFYMQGLTTPDIDAAFNAKMDLGKLNKALGIPNLELKGILLGDVKAKGKFDQKKKLFPVTNGNIDLENGYLKTKYYPNAITNILIKSKIENQKGTFQDLKVTLKPAQFTFEGKPVFVAADLSNFDDLTYDVKAKGELDVSKIYKVFSQKGLDLDGFVKADLVLKGKQSDAEKGNYSKLHNKGTLELRNIGIASEYLPKKFIIKEGIFKINQDKMSFNNFLAAYGQSDFKMNGYLQNVFNYVTTKTGVLKGSFTVSARYINVDEFMSSTPANTSVTETKTETPALQNEAKQTGVIIIPTNLNLQLMANAQKVYFDKLILQNASGNLKMTKGKLSMQNTGFNLIGCNVAMNANYQAVTPQKANFDYSIKASDFDIKRAYNEIEVFRKMASAAEKAQGIVSLDYQLKGRLNGNMDPVYPSLVGGGTLAVKDVKVRGLKMFNAVSKETSSDAMKNPDLSKVEIKSKIKNNIITVERFKFKFAGFRPRIEGTTSLDGKLNLKMRLGLPPLGIFGIPLTVTGTQNSPKVKVGRKTEDLEETKDTEN
- a CDS encoding tRNA-(ms[2]io[6]A)-hydroxylase; translation: MLGLKLATDPRWVNIVESNIEEILTDHAWCEQKAASNAISLVTYNSELEELVTEMLVIAREELEHLQMVHDIIKKRGLTLGRERKDHYVNELFKFMKKDGSRKDALCDRLLFSAMIEARSCERFKVLSENIKDEELAKFYRDLMISEAGHYTTFLGFARKYTDNIDIDKRWKEWIEYEASIITNYGKKETVHG
- a CDS encoding glycosyltransferase family 4 protein is translated as MNQTKKLLIIGFVWPEPNSSAAGGRMMQLISIFKENGFEITFASPALDSDFMVDLAAFGVEKVSIELNNSSFDDFITALNPDVVLFDRFMIEEQFGWRVSENCPKAIRLLDTEDLHCLRTARQKAFKENRTFELHDLLSEEVAKREIASILRCDLSFIISEFEMKLLKDVFKIDSSLLHYLPFLVDKMAENDLSKLPSFEDRKNFVFIGNFLHEPNWNTVQYLKETIWTLIKKQFPEAVLEVYGAYPSQKVLQLHQPKNGFFIMGRAVDANEVVKNARVVLAPIRFGAGLKGKLLEAMQCGTPSVTTTIGSEAMHDNLPWNGFIANEAELFAKQATALYQDENLWKQAQKNGIAIVNSCFQKEQFSSQLINIINGLLSDSESHRLHNFMGSLLQHHTLKSTKYMAKWIEAKNKN
- a CDS encoding helix-turn-helix domain-containing protein, whose protein sequence is MSSQNVFTLINPQTGNLAFKILPFDDNSHFDHLQRNNFFSLIWVTNGKGKVKADFAEHQFEENSLLAFSPYQPFMLCVNEPIEGIAIHFHPDFYCIHMHQKEVSCSGVLFNNVYQPPFVKITDEASATFKMVLDQMKAEIQNSDLAQYESLVSYLKIFLITASRLKNQQLEEMKSIPNSKEPFILQNLKDAIEDNFKTKHSAGNYAEMLNISAKALAKISRNYFNKTLTDLIAERIIIEAKRELYMTNKTVKEIAYELGYDDEHYFSRFFKTNADVSPQLYRETVGFGKMEA
- a CDS encoding nuclear transport factor 2 family protein, producing MELQRHPLPPFTMETALQKVQIAEDAWNTKDPEKVALAYTIDTEWRNRTDFINGREEVKQFLTKKWEKELNYKLKKELWGFRENRMAVRFEYEWQDHSGQWFRSYGNELWEFDENGYMQKRFASINDLAINETDRKL